The following proteins are encoded in a genomic region of Thermoflexus hugenholtzii JAD2:
- a CDS encoding HlyD family secretion protein: MRRFAAMQMLLMLGIIGGIGGWALLRPPRSAEGIEMRFSGTLTGRSVRLSTEVGGTVRWLADEGTTVEAGEIVAELEDPVLRQQFQEAEAAVEAARAELAALEAGASPEQLAALAAQVRQAEAERAMAEGLWRMALRQLQTPQDLERQILEARTALAAAEQGVERARADLEKARAERDRLPFDQREIADRQVAAAEAALRAAEAERDAARARLEGLLRIRQQPLALQAQVHAAEAQARAAEAAVRAAQARLDRARNGPARWERDAARAAVALAEARRDLLRLQVERLRLTAPFTATVSEHLARVGETLGAGQPVLSLSTVDPLEITIYVPVGQVGRLRVGQPVKVQVDAFPGETFPGVIARIAPEATFTPRNVQTREERQALVFPVTVRVPNPEGRLKAGMPADVLLSLGP; this comes from the coding sequence ATGCGCCGCTTCGCTGCAATGCAGATGCTCCTGATGCTCGGGATCATCGGGGGGATCGGAGGATGGGCTCTTCTACGGCCCCCTCGAAGCGCCGAGGGGATAGAGATGCGGTTCTCCGGCACCCTCACGGGTCGGAGCGTTCGCCTTTCGACAGAGGTAGGGGGAACGGTGCGCTGGCTGGCGGATGAGGGGACGACGGTGGAGGCGGGAGAGATCGTCGCCGAGCTGGAGGATCCGGTCCTCCGGCAACAATTCCAGGAAGCGGAGGCGGCGGTGGAGGCGGCCCGGGCGGAGCTCGCCGCGCTGGAGGCGGGGGCCTCACCGGAGCAGCTCGCTGCCCTCGCCGCGCAGGTCCGCCAGGCGGAGGCGGAACGCGCCATGGCCGAAGGGCTCTGGCGGATGGCCCTGCGTCAGCTGCAGACGCCTCAGGATCTGGAGCGCCAGATCTTGGAGGCCCGGACGGCGCTGGCGGCGGCGGAGCAGGGAGTGGAACGGGCCCGGGCCGATCTGGAGAAGGCGCGGGCGGAGCGGGATCGTCTGCCCTTTGATCAGCGGGAGATCGCCGACCGGCAGGTGGCCGCGGCGGAAGCGGCGTTGCGGGCGGCGGAGGCGGAGCGGGATGCCGCCCGGGCCCGACTGGAGGGCCTCCTTCGGATCCGCCAGCAGCCCCTCGCGTTACAGGCCCAGGTCCATGCGGCGGAGGCGCAGGCCCGGGCGGCGGAGGCCGCCGTCCGGGCGGCCCAGGCCCGGCTGGATCGCGCCCGGAACGGGCCTGCGCGATGGGAGCGGGATGCGGCCCGGGCGGCCGTGGCCCTGGCCGAGGCGCGACGGGATCTGCTGCGCTTGCAGGTCGAACGGCTACGCCTCACCGCGCCCTTCACCGCGACGGTTTCCGAGCATCTGGCCCGTGTCGGAGAAACCCTGGGGGCCGGACAACCTGTCCTCAGCCTCAGCACGGTGGATCCCTTGGAGATCACGATTTATGTGCCGGTGGGGCAGGTGGGGCGGCTGCGTGTGGGCCAGCCTGTGAAGGTTCAGGTGGATGCCTTCCCCGGCGAAACATTCCCCGGTGTGATCGCCCGCATCGCACCGGAGGCGACCTTCACCCCCCGCAACGTCCAGACCCGGGAGGAGCGTCAGGCGTTGGTC
- a CDS encoding HlyD family secretion protein has product MNERKHLGWWLGLLVLLSACRPGAARPLVVSGYLEARTVDVIAVEGGRVLQVRVEEGDVVRPGQPLVDLDPAFLEAQIRMAEAQVAQARAALEALEAGPREEDLREAAARVDQAQALRDGAYQAWQDAQAMLREPQELLLQREVAAAQVRVAQARLEQAVALKDIAERLKSRAEAAMREWERLPPPLRPPLPAEVRDAAYAYWSAWAEVNRAGAAYDGSRALLEYLDAVIRDPIALRAQVVEAEGRYRAAEAALEAARAQQAALRAGASPEQREAARARLRQAEAALEALKARRARFQLLAPQGGIVALRAVEPGERVAPGTRVLQLMDLQTLELVVYIPEAALGRVRPGMKVPVTVEGFPGERFEGVIVQIAEEASFTPRNVQSPEERARLTFAVRIRLENPDGRLKPGVPVDVELP; this is encoded by the coding sequence ATGAACGAACGCAAACACCTCGGATGGTGGCTGGGGTTGCTCGTCCTGCTCAGCGCCTGCCGGCCGGGGGCCGCTCGGCCGCTGGTGGTCTCCGGTTATCTGGAGGCGCGGACGGTCGACGTGATCGCGGTGGAGGGCGGTCGGGTGCTTCAAGTTCGGGTGGAGGAAGGGGATGTCGTCCGGCCCGGGCAGCCTCTCGTGGATCTGGACCCGGCTTTTCTGGAGGCCCAGATCCGAATGGCCGAGGCCCAGGTGGCGCAGGCCCGGGCCGCGCTGGAAGCCCTGGAGGCGGGGCCCCGGGAGGAAGATCTGCGGGAGGCGGCCGCGCGGGTGGACCAGGCCCAGGCCTTGCGGGACGGCGCCTATCAGGCCTGGCAGGACGCGCAGGCGATGCTCCGGGAGCCTCAGGAACTCCTGCTCCAGCGGGAGGTGGCCGCCGCGCAGGTCCGGGTGGCCCAGGCGCGGCTGGAGCAGGCGGTGGCCCTGAAGGACATCGCGGAGCGGTTGAAGAGCCGGGCCGAGGCGGCGATGCGGGAGTGGGAGCGGCTTCCCCCACCTCTCCGTCCGCCGTTGCCTGCGGAGGTGCGGGACGCGGCCTATGCTTACTGGTCCGCCTGGGCGGAGGTCAACCGGGCCGGCGCCGCCTACGATGGAAGCCGTGCCCTCCTGGAATACTTGGATGCGGTGATCCGGGATCCGATCGCGTTGCGGGCGCAGGTGGTGGAGGCGGAGGGGCGGTATCGGGCCGCGGAGGCCGCGTTGGAGGCCGCCCGGGCGCAGCAGGCGGCCCTCCGGGCGGGTGCCTCGCCGGAGCAGCGGGAAGCCGCGCGGGCACGCTTGCGGCAAGCGGAGGCGGCCCTGGAGGCCCTGAAAGCCCGCCGCGCCCGCTTCCAGCTTCTCGCTCCACAGGGAGGGATCGTGGCGTTGCGGGCGGTGGAGCCCGGCGAGCGGGTGGCCCCTGGGACCCGGGTGCTGCAGCTGATGGATCTCCAGACTCTGGAGCTGGTCGTCTACATCCCGGAGGCCGCGCTGGGTCGGGTGCGACCCGGGATGAAGGTCCCGGTGACCGTGGAGGGGTTCCCGGGCGAGCGGTTTGAGGGGGTGATCGTTCAGATCGCGGAGGAGGCCTCCTTCACCCCGCGCAACGTCCAGAGCCCGGAGGAGCGGGCGCGCCTGACCTTCGCGGTGCGCATCCGCCTGGAGAACCCGGACGGTCGTCTGAAGCCGGGAGTGCCCGTGGACGTTGAGCTCCCTTGA
- a CDS encoding ABC transporter ATP-binding protein: MAEVVVRAEGLTRRFGAFTAVDHVSFEVRRGEIFGFLGPNGAGKTTTIRMLLGLLEPTEGRAWVLGHDATRETARIRPRIGYVSQRFSLYPDLSVEETLRFYGAAYGLPAQRLRERIPMLLERLDLAGQSRRLVRHLAGGWRQRMALAVALLHEPEIMFLDEPTAGMDPLARREIWALLYQLAERGVTIFVTTHYMDEAEQCSRLALIHNGRLLAQGTPFELKERAGPKGIVAISATPLERAFLLLRDWPFFQHVAFHGARIHAYPRDPGLSIEEIRRRLEEAGLEEISVEWIRPSLEDVFLWLVDQAAQEAELPSRSGGALR; encoded by the coding sequence GTGGCTGAGGTGGTGGTCCGAGCGGAGGGCTTAACCCGGCGGTTCGGCGCGTTCACCGCTGTGGATCACGTCTCCTTTGAGGTCCGGCGGGGGGAAATCTTCGGCTTCCTGGGGCCGAACGGGGCGGGGAAGACCACCACCATCCGCATGCTGCTGGGGCTGCTGGAGCCCACGGAGGGCCGGGCGTGGGTGCTCGGGCATGATGCCACCCGGGAGACCGCGCGGATCCGCCCGCGCATCGGTTACGTGAGCCAGCGGTTCAGCCTGTATCCGGATCTCTCCGTGGAGGAGACGCTGCGGTTTTATGGGGCCGCTTATGGATTGCCCGCCCAACGGCTCCGGGAGCGGATCCCGATGTTGCTGGAGCGGCTGGATCTGGCCGGGCAGTCCCGGCGTCTGGTCCGTCACCTGGCGGGAGGCTGGCGGCAACGGATGGCCCTGGCGGTGGCCCTGCTCCACGAGCCGGAGATCATGTTCCTCGACGAGCCCACCGCGGGGATGGACCCCCTGGCCCGCCGGGAGATCTGGGCGTTGCTTTACCAGCTGGCCGAGCGGGGGGTGACGATCTTCGTCACCACGCATTATATGGATGAGGCGGAGCAGTGCTCCCGCCTGGCGCTCATCCACAACGGGCGCCTGCTGGCCCAGGGAACCCCTTTCGAGCTCAAGGAGCGGGCGGGGCCAAAGGGGATCGTCGCGATCTCCGCCACGCCGCTGGAGCGGGCTTTCCTTCTCTTGCGGGACTGGCCCTTCTTCCAGCACGTTGCCTTCCACGGTGCCCGGATCCACGCCTATCCCCGGGATCCGGGGCTCTCCATCGAGGAGATCCGCCGCCGTCTGGAGGAGGCAGGCCTGGAGGAGATCTCCGTGGAGTGGATCCGGCCTTCTCTGGAGGATGTGTTCCTCTGGCTGGTGGATCAGGCGGCGCAGGAGGCGGAACTCCCTTCGCGGTCAGGAGGTGCGCTTCGATGA
- a CDS encoding ABC transporter ATP-binding protein, whose protein sequence is MAGEAVWVEHLEKRFGAVHALRDLSFVVEDGEIFGIIGPDGAGKTTLLRLLAGVLRPDAGTIRVLGRDLLREPERIRRSLGYMPQSFSLYGDLTVRENLSFFATMYGSRDPEWIRRMLGFARLEPFLDRRAAQLSGGMQKKLALIGAMVHRPRLLLLDEPTTGVDPLSRRELWDLLSEFHMRGVTIVVTTPYLDEAERCTRVALMHQGRMLAVDMPGRLRSSFRHPVIEILAQPVLRAQAALAAHPAVLEAVVLGDRVRAVVREDGVALSELVAALRALPGIEVQEARWVPPRLEEVFAYLMRREGGRG, encoded by the coding sequence ATGGCTGGCGAAGCGGTGTGGGTCGAACATCTGGAGAAACGATTCGGGGCGGTGCATGCCCTCCGGGATCTCTCGTTCGTGGTGGAGGACGGAGAGATCTTCGGGATCATTGGGCCGGACGGGGCGGGGAAGACCACGCTGCTGCGTCTCCTCGCCGGGGTCCTGCGGCCGGACGCGGGGACGATCCGGGTGCTAGGGCGGGATCTGCTGCGCGAGCCCGAGCGGATCCGTCGATCCCTGGGTTACATGCCCCAGAGCTTCAGCCTCTATGGAGATCTCACGGTCCGCGAGAACCTATCTTTCTTTGCGACGATGTATGGATCGCGGGACCCCGAATGGATCCGGCGGATGCTGGGCTTCGCCCGCCTGGAGCCGTTCCTGGATCGCCGGGCGGCGCAGCTCTCCGGGGGCATGCAGAAGAAGCTGGCCCTGATCGGGGCGATGGTCCACCGGCCCCGCTTGCTGCTCCTGGACGAGCCCACCACGGGGGTGGACCCGCTGTCGCGGCGGGAGCTCTGGGATCTGCTCAGCGAGTTCCATATGCGGGGGGTGACCATCGTCGTCACCACGCCGTATCTCGATGAGGCGGAGCGCTGCACCCGGGTCGCCCTGATGCACCAGGGGCGGATGCTGGCGGTGGACATGCCAGGGAGGCTGCGATCTTCGTTCCGCCATCCGGTGATCGAGATCCTCGCTCAGCCGGTCCTGCGGGCCCAGGCGGCCCTGGCGGCCCATCCGGCGGTTCTGGAGGCTGTGGTCCTGGGGGATCGGGTGCGGGCGGTGGTCCGGGAGGACGGAGTGGCCCTTTCCGAGCTCGTCGCAGCGCTGCGGGCGCTTCCGGGGATCGAGGTTCAGGAGGCCCGCTGGGTCCCTCCGCGTCTGGAGGAGGTGTTCGCCTACCTGATGCGTCGGGAGGGAGGCCGTGGCTGA
- a CDS encoding ABC transporter permease, with product MFQRIGAVIYKEVLHIVRDPRTLAVMFMIPVVQLFLLGYAATTDVKHVPMVVLDWDRTPQSQELVDTYRAVDVFRIIGYVERQEDLARLLDAGIAQAALLIPKGYGADVLAGRLATVGLIIDGSDPAVASNAYAAALSIAQNHSTQILRRTLNLDPRRMPGLDPRPRVWYNPEMRSANYMIPGLIGAILQFLTMLLTAQAIVREREQGTMEQLIVTPIRPVELVVGKVAPYVLIAYIDFAIILTLGALWFRVPFRGNLGLLLALSGLFLLSSLGLGLLISTVASTQREAMLLTYFLLLPSIFLAGLLFPIQAMPQVLQWISYLIPLRYMLVILRSIIVKGVGIEPLWDETVALLLFGVAAMGLAARRFRKRLE from the coding sequence ATGTTCCAGCGCATCGGGGCGGTGATCTACAAAGAAGTGTTGCACATCGTGCGGGATCCCCGCACCCTGGCGGTGATGTTCATGATCCCCGTGGTCCAGCTCTTCCTGCTGGGCTATGCGGCGACCACCGATGTGAAGCACGTGCCCATGGTGGTCCTGGACTGGGATCGCACTCCCCAGAGCCAGGAGCTGGTGGACACCTATCGGGCGGTGGATGTCTTTCGCATCATCGGCTATGTGGAGCGACAGGAGGATCTGGCGCGGCTGCTGGATGCAGGGATCGCCCAGGCGGCCCTGCTGATCCCGAAGGGATACGGGGCGGATGTCCTGGCCGGCCGCCTGGCCACGGTGGGGCTGATCATCGACGGCAGCGACCCCGCGGTGGCCAGCAATGCCTACGCGGCGGCCCTCTCCATCGCCCAGAACCACTCCACGCAGATCCTCCGGCGGACGCTGAACCTGGATCCCCGGCGGATGCCCGGCCTGGATCCACGTCCCCGGGTCTGGTATAACCCGGAGATGCGCAGCGCCAACTATATGATCCCGGGCCTGATCGGTGCCATCCTTCAGTTCCTCACCATGCTCCTCACGGCCCAGGCCATCGTCCGGGAACGGGAGCAGGGGACGATGGAGCAGCTCATCGTCACGCCCATCCGGCCGGTCGAGCTGGTGGTGGGGAAGGTGGCCCCTTACGTCCTGATCGCCTACATCGATTTCGCCATCATCCTGACCCTGGGGGCCCTCTGGTTCCGGGTGCCCTTCCGGGGGAACCTGGGCCTGCTCCTGGCCCTCTCCGGGTTGTTCTTGCTTTCCTCCCTGGGGCTGGGGCTGCTGATCTCCACGGTGGCCTCCACGCAGCGGGAGGCGATGTTGCTGACCTATTTCCTCCTCCTGCCTTCCATTTTCCTGGCCGGCCTTCTCTTTCCCATTCAAGCGATGCCTCAGGTCCTTCAGTGGATCAGTTATCTGATCCCTCTCCGCTACATGCTGGTGATCCTGCGCAGCATCATCGTGAAAGGGGTAGGCATCGAGCCGTTGTGGGATGAGACTGTTGCGCTCCTCCTGTTCGGGGTAGCGGCCATGGGCCTGGCGGCCCGCCGCTTCCGGAAGCGGCTGGAGTAG
- a CDS encoding TetR/AcrR family transcriptional regulator gives MRQRIIEAAFRVFLRKGFRGTSNREIAREAGISPGLIYWYFRNKEDLFQAVVEAKSFILPLRRMAREMRGAPPREFLAEVMRIGLSLYEDPARMAALRLLLPEAIRNGRIRRIFVNRAIRPGLEAITAYLTAQQAKGRVRPLDPRISARLFMGLFLSQALLSHLLRLRSPVPARQLFMEALEVYLHGILNPEAGEGSAGGEAKNFSPPT, from the coding sequence ATGCGTCAGCGGATCATCGAGGCTGCCTTCCGGGTTTTCCTTCGCAAGGGCTTCCGGGGGACCTCGAACCGGGAGATCGCCCGGGAGGCCGGGATCTCACCGGGCCTGATCTACTGGTATTTCCGGAACAAGGAGGATCTTTTCCAGGCGGTGGTGGAGGCCAAGTCTTTCATCCTCCCCCTGCGGCGCATGGCCCGGGAGATGCGGGGGGCCCCGCCTCGGGAGTTCCTCGCCGAGGTGATGCGGATCGGGCTCTCCCTGTATGAGGATCCAGCGAGGATGGCGGCGCTGCGGTTGTTGTTGCCCGAGGCGATCCGCAACGGCCGGATCCGACGGATCTTCGTCAATCGGGCGATCCGCCCGGGCCTGGAGGCCATCACGGCTTATTTGACCGCGCAGCAGGCCAAAGGGAGGGTGCGTCCGCTGGACCCGCGGATCAGCGCCCGTCTCTTCATGGGCCTTTTCCTCTCGCAGGCTCTCCTGAGCCATTTGCTGCGTCTCCGATCCCCGGTGCCGGCCCGCCAGCTGTTCATGGAGGCCCTGGAGGTGTATCTGCATGGGATCCTGAACCCAGAGGCCGGGGAAGGCTCGGCGGGAGGAGAGGCGAAAAATTTTTCGCCCCCAACTTGA
- a CDS encoding anti-sigma factor family protein encodes MTCDRFRERMIDLLEGGLTGSEAREWEAHRMLCPACQTLWEAARMADAWLRAAPPAPPPPDLSLRVMRRIRRVAAWESRGAFLLFLLIGLGLALAWREFLLAIPVWVHKLYPLFLEAGGLLQGLSRLPAARWGMMVLIGLAGLSSYTPSGSDEARPVLDILGRWGKPGGDC; translated from the coding sequence ATGACCTGTGACCGGTTTCGCGAGCGGATGATCGATCTCTTGGAGGGTGGGCTCACGGGCTCTGAGGCCCGGGAGTGGGAGGCTCATCGGATGCTCTGCCCGGCCTGTCAGACCCTGTGGGAGGCTGCCCGCATGGCCGACGCCTGGCTTCGAGCGGCTCCCCCAGCGCCTCCTCCTCCTGACCTCTCCCTGCGGGTGATGCGACGGATCCGGCGGGTCGCCGCATGGGAAAGCCGGGGGGCTTTCTTGCTCTTCCTCCTGATCGGCTTGGGGCTCGCGCTGGCATGGAGGGAGTTCCTTCTGGCCATCCCGGTATGGGTCCATAAGCTATATCCCCTCTTCCTTGAAGCGGGCGGGTTGCTTCAGGGGCTAAGCCGCCTCCCAGCGGCCCGCTGGGGGATGATGGTTCTCATCGGGCTCGCCGGGCTTTCCTCCTATACGCCGTCCGGATCCGACGAGGCCCGTCCGGTTCTGGACATCCTGGGGCGGTGGGGGAAGCCCGGCGGAGATTGCTGA
- a CDS encoding RNA polymerase sigma factor codes for MGVQGSSEGERDWILAARNGDLNAFERLVAAYTRPIYNLCYRMLGDPHEAEDATQEVFLRIYRRLHAYDPAHRPASWILSIAAHYCIDRIRARRPVLPLEDVHPEPQTPEEARPDALVERQEQEACLREALGQLKPEERAVLILYYWHERSCEEIASILGLQPGTVRVRLHRARLRLAELLKPHLLAGALNGRDPSASGGGHDL; via the coding sequence ATGGGCGTCCAGGGCTCGTCGGAGGGCGAACGAGACTGGATCCTGGCTGCTCGCAATGGGGATCTGAACGCCTTTGAGCGGCTGGTGGCCGCCTACACCCGCCCCATCTACAACCTGTGCTATCGCATGCTGGGGGATCCCCACGAAGCCGAGGATGCCACCCAGGAGGTCTTCCTCCGGATTTATCGCCGGCTCCATGCGTATGATCCGGCGCACCGGCCTGCCTCCTGGATCCTGTCGATCGCGGCCCACTACTGCATCGACCGGATTCGCGCCCGGCGTCCCGTTCTCCCTCTCGAGGACGTGCACCCGGAGCCCCAGACGCCAGAGGAAGCCCGACCGGACGCGCTGGTGGAACGTCAGGAGCAGGAGGCATGCCTGCGGGAGGCCCTGGGCCAGCTGAAACCGGAGGAACGCGCCGTCCTGATCCTGTATTACTGGCATGAGCGCTCGTGCGAGGAGATCGCTTCCATCCTGGGCCTGCAGCCGGGGACCGTCCGCGTTCGTCTCCATCGGGCCCGCCTCCGCTTGGCCGAGCTGCTCAAACCCCATCTCCTCGCCGGTGCTCTGAACGGAAGGGATCCGTCTGCATCCGGAGGAGGCCATGACCTGTGA
- a CDS encoding permease has translation MDVGTAVVLILAVGMVGVAYARGGEVAAAGWRGVGRAVRDFLPLFLGIFIVIGFSEVLIPREAIARWLGPSSGWRGILIASGVGMLIPGGPFVSFPLVAMLYRAGAGIGAVVAFVTAWSLWSLTRLPLEFALLGPRLMMARLISTLFMPLLAGWIAHLLFD, from the coding sequence ATGGATGTCGGGACCGCTGTGGTGCTGATCCTCGCGGTGGGGATGGTGGGGGTGGCCTATGCGCGGGGCGGGGAGGTGGCGGCGGCCGGATGGCGGGGGGTGGGGCGGGCCGTGCGCGACTTCCTCCCGCTCTTCCTCGGGATCTTCATCGTCATCGGCTTCTCAGAGGTCCTGATCCCCCGTGAAGCGATCGCGCGGTGGCTGGGGCCCAGCTCGGGCTGGCGAGGGATCCTGATCGCCAGTGGGGTGGGGATGCTGATCCCCGGCGGGCCCTTCGTCTCCTTCCCCCTGGTCGCGATGCTCTATCGGGCCGGAGCCGGCATCGGCGCGGTGGTCGCCTTCGTCACCGCCTGGTCCCTCTGGTCCCTCACCCGGCTGCCACTGGAGTTCGCCCTCCTGGGCCCGCGCCTGATGATGGCACGTCTGATCTCCACCCTGTTCATGCCCCTTCTGGCCGGGTGGATCGCCCACTTGCTCTTCGATTAG